The following nucleotide sequence is from Solidesulfovibrio carbinolicus.
AGGACGTCTTCCATTTCCGTATCCTCCAAAGTGACCAGGGTGCCGGGGTCGTCGGTGAACGTCGAGCGGACGCGGACCGGCACGTTGAATTTCTTGGCGAACTCCACCGAACGGATTTGCAGGACCTTGGCCCCCATGCTGGAGAACTCCAGCATTTCGTCATAGGAGATGCGGTCGAGCTTGCGGGCGTTGCTGCACAGGTTGGGGTCGGTGGTGTAGACGCCGTTGACGTCGGTGTAGATCTCGCAGACCTCGGCCTCCAGGGCGGCGGCCAGGGCCACGCCCGTGGTGTCCGAGCCGCCACGGCCAAGCGTGGTCAGACGGCCCTGGCAGTCCACGCCCTGGAAGCCGGCCACCACCAGCACGTCATAGTCCTCAAGCAGGCCGCGCATCCGCTGGGTGTCGATGTCCATGATGCGGGCGCGGCAGAAATTGGAATTGGTGGTGATGGGAATCTGGAACCCGAGCAGCGACCGGGCGCGTAGGCCGGCGTCCTTGCACAGCATGGCGAATAGCGCCACGGACGCCTGTTCGCCGGTGGTGACCAGCACGTCGAGTTCGGCCGGATCGGGATTGGGGGAAAATTCCTTGGCCATGTCGAGGAGCCGGTTGGTCTCGCCGGACATGGCCGAGAGGGCCACGACGACCTTGAAGCCCTCTTGATGAGCCTTTTGGATGCGGGCCAGGACCAGGCGCATGCGCTCCAGGCCCTTGACCGATGTGCCGCCGTACTTTTGCACCATAATCCGCATGAAAGCCTCCGATGATTCGGGAAAAGCGGCCTTGCCCGGCCTGCTAGCGGTCAAGCAGGTTCGGACAGGCCGCGATCAAGGCGGTCAAGGCCGCCGCGCCTCGCCGCCCGTGGGCAGTCAGCTCGCACAGCCTCCCCGTCGGGACCGGCAGCCAGTCGCATTCCAGGCGATCCGGCGGCGTAAGCGCCCGGGGCAGATGCTGCGCCCATTCCACGACCGCCACGGCTTGGTTTTCCATAGCCGCTTCCAGGTGTTCCTCCACGCAGGGATCGCCGCCGGGAATCCGGTAGAGATCGACGTGGAACACCTCGGGCCGGGTCGGGTAGATATTGACGATATTGAAACTCGGACTGGCCACCTCGGCCTCGTCGCCGCCGGGCAACGCGCCGGCCAGCCCCCGGACCAGGGTGGTTTTGCCTGATCCGAGGTCGCCGCGCAAGAGCAGGGCGACCCGGGTGGCCGGGGCGGCCAGGATCGCGGCCAGGGCGTGGCCGAGCTCCAAGGTGGCCGCCTCGTCCGGCAGCCGCAGGCGCGCTGGTTGGCTGGGGTCCATGTCCCGGGCTACTTCTTGAGCAGCGTGCCCAGGATGTCGCGCATGCCGATGATGCCGACGATGGCGTCGCCGGAGAGAACCGGAATGGTGTGGTAGCCCTTTTCGGTCATGAGCGTGGCCACTTCGTCGATGGGCGTTTCCGGGGTCACGGTGACCGGCTTGGCGGTCATGGCGTGAAACGCGGTCAGGGCCGACATTTTTTCCACTTCCCGGTCCAGGTCCTTCATGGAACCCAGGGGAATGAAACCGTCGAGCAGGGAAAACACCGAGGGCAGGGACAGCTTTTTCTGCTGGGCCACCAGATCGGCCTGGCAGAGAATGCCGGTCAGTTTGCCGGCGGCGTTGACCACGGGCACGCCGTTGTAGCCCTTTTCAAATAACAGCGTGGCGGCGGCGGTGATGTCCGTGTCTTCGTTGATGGTGACGACGTTTGCGGTCATCACGTCCTTGGCTGTGAGCATCCGTTACTCCGTTGCGGCCCGGGGCAGCATGTCGGCGATTTCCGAGGCCAGATTGCCCCGTGCGGGATAGGCGTCGGCGAGGGCTTCGCCGGCGCGACCATGCCAATACACCGCAAGGCTTGCGGCGAGCAAGGGGGAAAGATGGCGCGCCAGCAGGCTGGCCAGCAGTCCCGAGAGCACGTCGCCCGAGCCGCCCACGGCCAGATTCGGCGCGATGACGGGGCTGACGGCCACATAGCCTTCGGGTGTGGCCACCACCGTGGCCGGCCCCTTGAGCACGGCCACGCAGCCGTAGCGCGCGGCCAGTTCCCGGGCCGAGGCCATCCGGTCGGCCTCCACGCCGGGGATGTCCTTGCCGAGCAGCCGAGCCGCCTCGCCGGGATGGGGCGTCATGACGGCGTTTTCCCCCACCTTGGCCGCCAGTTCGCGGTCATCGGCCAGGAAATGCAGGGCGTCGGCGTCCAGGACCACGGGGCAGGGCAGCGGCAGCAGATTGGCAAGAAAACCGGCCGTGTCCGGATGGCGGCCCAGGCCCGGCCCCAGGGCGAGGGCGCCGGCTCCGGCGGCAAACTCGCGCACGGCCTGGGCCTCGGCAGCGGTGAAATGGCCGCCCGTGCCCATGGGCATGGTCATGACGTCGGGATAACCGGCCTTGAGCGCGATTTCCACCGCGCCGGGACAGGCCACGCTGACCAGCCCCGAGCCGGCCCGAAGCGCCGTCAAGCCGGCCAGAAGCGGCGCGCCGGTCAACCCCCGGCTGCCGCCGACCACCACCACCCGGCCGGCGCTGCCCTTGTGCAGCAGCGGATCGGCCGGGCCGATAAGCCCCATGACGCGCGGGGCGATGCGCCCGGCCCGGCAGGGATGGCGCTCCTTGATAAGGGTTGGGATGCCGATGTCGCGCACCAGCAGCTTGCCCACAAAGGGCGCGGCCGGGGCGGCGGCCAGCCCGGTCTTGGCCGCCTCGAAGGTGACCGTGGCGTCGGCCCGCACGGCCACAGGCGAAGGGCGGCCATGCAGGCCGTCCAGGCCCGAAGGAATGTCGAGAGCGAAAATATACGACCGCCCGGCCAGCCGGTTGACGGCCTCGACCACGGCCGCCATGTCCGGGCGCAACGCGCCGCGAAAACCCGTGCCGAGCAGCCCGTCCACGATGACGTCGGGCGCGCCGGCCCCGGACAGATCGGCCTTGGCCAGGGGAATCATGGGCAGGCCCAGCCGGGCCGCCAGCCGGACGTTGTAGCCGGCCGCGCCCGTGTAGCGTCCCCGAGGCCGGGCCAGGGCCAGGGTCACGTCCGCGCTCCGGTTGTGCAGATGGCGGGCCAGGGCCACGGCGTCGCCGCCGTTGTTGCCCGGGCCGGCCAGCAAAAGCACCCGCTTGCCGGCCACCTCGCCCACCTCGCCGACCAGGGCATGATACGCCTCGCGGCTGGCGTTTTCCATGAGCGTGAGAAACGACATGCCGCACTCGGCCACGCTGGCCTGATCCCAGCCGGCGATTTCCTCAGGGGTCGGCAAGGGATCAAAGGGACTGGCGTCTTGGGGCATGGGCGTCTCCTGTGGGCGGAGGAGAGGAAGAGGAAGACGAAGAATGCCTCCGGCGGCCGGGAGGGGGTTACCCCCTCCCGGACCCTCCCTTTCTGGGGCGGGCCTTGGGGCTTCAGGCATAGCCTGAAGCCCCAAGGCCCGCCCCGAACAGGAAGGCTGCGGGGAGACCGCAGGCCATGTCGGGGGGCCGGGGGCCTGAGGCCCCCGGCGGGGCGCGGGGCGGAGCCCCGCTCTTCGTTTTCTCTTCTCCTCCTATTTCTTGGCGTCAAAGCGCGCCACGAGGTCGTCCTGGACGCGCGACAGGTAATAGGACAGCGGCAGGCTGACCACGGTCAGCAGGCACATGGCGGCGAAGGGGTGCAGATGGCCGCGCAGCAGATCCGCCCCGTAGCCCAGGATGGGCTGGTGGAGCAGATAGAAGCTGTAGGAGGTGGCGGCGGCCAGGGCAACCGCCGGCTTGGCCCCGAGGCGGGCCATGGCCGGGCAGACAAAGAGCGTTCCGGCCAGCCCCAGGCAGGCGACGGTGAGCAGCATGTGGGCAAGCAGGGCTGGCAGGGCGCTTTTGAAGACAATGGCCAAGGGCAGGGCGGCGTAGGTGGCTGCCAAAAAGCCGATGAGCCAAGTCGTGGGCACGCCGGTCTCCAGGTCGCCCTGGCGCGGGGCGGCGGCCCGGGCCTTCCAGGCCATGGCGAAGGCCATGCCCAGGGCGAATTCCGGCAGGCGGTAGGGCAGGTTGAAGTAGAGCATGTAGTCGAAAAGCGCGGCCGTGTCGCTGACCTTGGCCAGAAGCGACAGGACCAGCCACAGGCCCCAGCCGGCCCCGACGCAGCCGGCGGCGGCCTTGGCCGGGCCGTACTTTTCGAAAAGTTTGAGCAGCAGCGGGAACGTCAGGTAGAACTGGGCGAGCAGGCCCATCCACCACAAGGCCGGCTCCAGGCAGAAAAAGCGGGTGGGGTCGAAGGTCTGGACGAAAAAGAGCTTTTCGGCCACGCAGGCTCCAAGCGCGGCCAGGGGCATGGCTCCGGCCACAAGGGCCACCAGGCTCCACAGGGCCAGGGACAGGTAGTATTGCGGG
It contains:
- a CDS encoding aspartate kinase, translated to MRIMVQKYGGTSVKGLERMRLVLARIQKAHQEGFKVVVALSAMSGETNRLLDMAKEFSPNPDPAELDVLVTTGEQASVALFAMLCKDAGLRARSLLGFQIPITTNSNFCRARIMDIDTQRMRGLLEDYDVLVVAGFQGVDCQGRLTTLGRGGSDTTGVALAAALEAEVCEIYTDVNGVYTTDPNLCSNARKLDRISYDEMLEFSSMGAKVLQIRSVEFAKKFNVPVRVRSTFTDDPGTLVTLEDTEMEDVLVSGIAYDKDQCRITVRNVMDRPGVAAAIFAPIAEAGILVDMIIQNTGREGRTDMTFTISRGNLDKTLAILEKLKPEIGAAEVQHDTNVCKVSVIGVGMRSHSGVASMMFAILKKENINILMIATSEIKITCLIEEKYLELAVRTLHDAFGLSQAPTPAC
- the tsaE gene encoding tRNA (adenosine(37)-N6)-threonylcarbamoyltransferase complex ATPase subunit type 1 TsaE — encoded protein: MDPSQPARLRLPDEAATLELGHALAAILAAPATRVALLLRGDLGSGKTTLVRGLAGALPGGDEAEVASPSFNIVNIYPTRPEVFHVDLYRIPGGDPCVEEHLEAAMENQAVAVVEWAQHLPRALTPPDRLECDWLPVPTGRLCELTAHGRRGAAALTALIAACPNLLDR
- a CDS encoding CBS domain-containing protein, coding for MLTAKDVMTANVVTINEDTDITAAATLLFEKGYNGVPVVNAAGKLTGILCQADLVAQQKKLSLPSVFSLLDGFIPLGSMKDLDREVEKMSALTAFHAMTAKPVTVTPETPIDEVATLMTEKGYHTIPVLSGDAIVGIIGMRDILGTLLKK
- a CDS encoding NAD(P)H-hydrate dehydratase, with the protein product MPQDASPFDPLPTPEEIAGWDQASVAECGMSFLTLMENASREAYHALVGEVGEVAGKRVLLLAGPGNNGGDAVALARHLHNRSADVTLALARPRGRYTGAAGYNVRLAARLGLPMIPLAKADLSGAGAPDVIVDGLLGTGFRGALRPDMAAVVEAVNRLAGRSYIFALDIPSGLDGLHGRPSPVAVRADATVTFEAAKTGLAAAPAAPFVGKLLVRDIGIPTLIKERHPCRAGRIAPRVMGLIGPADPLLHKGSAGRVVVVGGSRGLTGAPLLAGLTALRAGSGLVSVACPGAVEIALKAGYPDVMTMPMGTGGHFTAAEAQAVREFAAGAGALALGPGLGRHPDTAGFLANLLPLPCPVVLDADALHFLADDRELAAKVGENAVMTPHPGEAARLLGKDIPGVEADRMASARELAARYGCVAVLKGPATVVATPEGYVAVSPVIAPNLAVGGSGDVLSGLLASLLARHLSPLLAASLAVYWHGRAGEALADAYPARGNLASEIADMLPRAATE
- a CDS encoding acyltransferase family protein; the encoded protein is MQRRVTQIESIRVLAMFAIFFYHVWTVLPDGGAQNPFGPILGDIMSQGYLGVVVFNAITGFVLTLPHANPGGKPPMAYFDFFRRRFGRITPQYYLSLALWSLVALVAGAMPLAALGACVAEKLFFVQTFDPTRFFCLEPALWWMGLLAQFYLTFPLLLKLFEKYGPAKAAAGCVGAGWGLWLVLSLLAKVSDTAALFDYMLYFNLPYRLPEFALGMAFAMAWKARAAAPRQGDLETGVPTTWLIGFLAATYAALPLAIVFKSALPALLAHMLLTVACLGLAGTLFVCPAMARLGAKPAVALAAATSYSFYLLHQPILGYGADLLRGHLHPFAAMCLLTVVSLPLSYYLSRVQDDLVARFDAKK